AGGCTCGGCACCCTCGATGTAGAAGGGCCCGGTCAGAGGGTTGTCGCCGGGCGCCAGGCTCAGGGTGTCGCCCGGCTTCTTGATGGCGTTGCCGAAGCAGTCCACGGTATTGGTTTCCAGCACGTCGCCGGGCTTGAGGCGCGCCACCGGTTCGGCGGTGGCGAAGGTGTACTTCAGCGCCTTGGTGTCCAGCGGGTAGCGCACCACGTGGCTCTGCGGCGCCTGCGCCAGGGCCGTGGCAGCACTTACAAGGGCGAGAGCGATGCACAGCGATTTCATGGCTTCACCTGCTCCGAGCGCGGGAGTTTAGCACGCCAGCGCCGTGGTACACTGCAGTAACTCCTCCATCCCCCTAGAAACGCGTGGTGAGGGATGGGTGCGTCTTCCCTGCCGCGGCGCGGGTGCGCAAGAAAGTTGCGGCCCCGCGTTCCAGATGGCAAGGGCCGGAGCTGGCTCCCGGAAA
The DNA window shown above is from Terriglobales bacterium and carries:
- a CDS encoding acetamidase/formamidase family protein → MKSLCIALALVSAATALAQAPQSHVVRYPLDTKALKYTFATAEPVARLKPGDVLETNTVDCFGNAIKKPGDTLSLAPGDNPLTGPFYIEGAEPGDTLVVHILELEVDGDQGVGALAPGFGALNTTNYTPMLNPSLTEKIWFYPIDHKKNVA